A portion of the Pseudomonas sp. PSE14 genome contains these proteins:
- a CDS encoding helix-turn-helix domain-containing protein: MQRKTLSDSLCPIALSLEQVGEWWSLLIMRDALQGVSRFDEFSKSLNIAPNMLTRRLNALVEAGLLERRAYCVKPLRHEYIPTGKGRDLQVVLYALIAWGNQHFVADEVAVQVVDRTSGRPLRPMMVDEVDGRVVPWDECDLAPGPGASQGIVERLQLMKASLK; the protein is encoded by the coding sequence ATGCAGCGTAAGACCCTCTCTGACTCCCTATGCCCGATCGCCCTCAGCCTGGAGCAGGTTGGCGAATGGTGGAGCCTGCTGATCATGCGCGACGCGCTGCAGGGGGTATCCCGGTTCGACGAGTTCTCCAAAAGCCTGAACATCGCTCCCAACATGCTGACCCGCAGGCTCAACGCACTCGTGGAGGCAGGACTGCTGGAGCGCCGCGCCTACTGCGTCAAACCGCTTCGACACGAGTACATCCCGACCGGGAAAGGGAGGGATCTGCAGGTCGTGCTTTATGCATTGATCGCCTGGGGCAATCAGCACTTCGTCGCGGATGAGGTCGCCGTACAGGTTGTGGACAGGACTTCAGGAAGGCCGCTGCGTCCCATGATGGTCGATGAGGTGGACGGCAGGGTGGTGCCTTGGGATGAATGCGACCTGGCACCTGGACCTGGCGCCAGTCAGGGGATTGTCGAGAGACTGCAGCTCATGAAGGCGTCTCTGAAGTAG
- the choW gene encoding choline ABC transporter permease subunit → MFLTDHKLPLGEHIAAFVDWLTQHGAAFFDKISDTLEFLIHAVTNSLLWFNPLALIALMVILVFYIQRSWGLAAFALASLLLILNLGYWQETMETLAQVIFATVVCIAIGVPLGILAAHKPWFYTALRPLLDLMQTVPTFVYLIPTLTLFGLGVVPGLISTVIFAIAAPIRLTCLGIQDVPAELMDAGKAFGCSRWQLLTRIELPHAMPSIGAGITQCIMLSLSMVVIAALVGADGLGKPVVNALNTADISLGFEAGLAIVLLAILLDRVCKQRSLRGR, encoded by the coding sequence ATGTTTCTGACTGACCACAAGCTCCCGCTGGGCGAACACATCGCCGCCTTCGTCGATTGGCTCACCCAGCATGGCGCCGCGTTTTTCGACAAGATTTCCGACACCCTTGAGTTCCTGATTCACGCTGTCACCAACAGCCTGCTCTGGTTCAACCCGCTGGCCCTGATCGCGCTAATGGTCATCCTGGTGTTCTACATCCAGCGCAGCTGGGGGCTGGCGGCGTTCGCGCTGGCCTCGCTGCTGCTGATCCTCAATCTGGGGTACTGGCAGGAGACCATGGAGACCCTGGCGCAGGTGATCTTCGCCACGGTCGTGTGTATCGCCATCGGGGTGCCGCTGGGCATCCTGGCGGCGCACAAGCCCTGGTTCTACACCGCCCTGCGGCCCTTGCTGGACCTGATGCAGACGGTACCCACGTTCGTGTACCTGATCCCGACCCTGACCCTATTCGGCCTGGGTGTGGTGCCGGGCCTGATTTCCACGGTGATCTTCGCCATCGCTGCGCCCATCCGCCTGACCTGCCTGGGTATCCAGGACGTGCCGGCGGAACTGATGGACGCCGGCAAGGCCTTCGGTTGCTCGCGCTGGCAACTGCTGACCCGTATCGAACTGCCCCACGCCATGCCCAGCATCGGCGCAGGGATCACGCAATGCATCATGTTGTCGCTGTCGATGGTGGTTATCGCCGCGCTGGTGGGTGCCGACGGCCTGGGTAAACCCGTGGTCAACGCGCTCAACACGGCGGACATTTCCCTCGGCTTCGAGGCCGGTCTGGCCATCGTCCTGCTCGCCATCCTGCTCGACCGGGTGTGCAAGCAACGTTCGCTGCGGGGGAGGTAA
- a CDS encoding GlxA family transcriptional regulator: MNAFNPGVPPQNRAPQSIGFLLLDNFTLISLASAVEPLRMANQLSGRELYRWHTLSLDGRQVWASDGLQITPDASCDSAPQMDTLIVVGGVGIQRSVTREHVTFLQAQARHGRKLGAVCTGSWALARAGLLDGYDCSVHWECLAAMQEAFPRVAMSTRLFSIDRNRFTSSGGTAPMDMVLHLIGREHGRELSAAISEMFIYERIRNEQDHQRVPLKHMLGTNQPKLQEIVALMEANLEEPIDLDELAVYVNVSRRQLERLFQKYLHCSPSRYYLKLRLIRARQLLKQTSMSIIEVASVCGFVSTPHFSKCYREYFGIPPRDERQGQPIGQPVMVMPIPQDLALMPNSSAISALSQAQGESTFASVRVL, translated from the coding sequence ATGAACGCGTTCAACCCCGGAGTTCCCCCGCAAAACCGAGCTCCGCAGTCCATCGGCTTCCTGCTGTTGGACAACTTCACCCTGATCTCCCTGGCCTCGGCGGTGGAACCGCTACGCATGGCCAACCAGCTCTCCGGTCGCGAACTCTACCGCTGGCACACCCTGAGCCTCGACGGCCGCCAGGTCTGGGCCAGCGATGGCTTGCAGATCACCCCCGACGCCTCCTGCGACAGCGCCCCGCAGATGGACACCCTGATCGTGGTCGGCGGCGTCGGCATCCAGCGCAGCGTCACCCGCGAACATGTCACCTTCCTCCAGGCCCAGGCGCGCCACGGCCGCAAGCTGGGCGCCGTGTGCACCGGCAGCTGGGCCCTGGCCCGCGCCGGCCTGCTCGACGGCTACGACTGCAGCGTGCACTGGGAATGCCTGGCCGCCATGCAGGAAGCCTTCCCCCGCGTGGCCATGAGCACCCGCCTGTTCTCCATCGACCGCAACCGCTTCACCTCCTCCGGCGGCACCGCGCCGATGGACATGGTGCTGCACCTGATTGGCCGCGAGCATGGCCGCGAACTCTCCGCCGCCATCTCCGAGATGTTCATCTACGAACGCATCCGCAACGAACAGGACCACCAGCGCGTGCCGCTCAAGCACATGCTCGGCACCAACCAGCCGAAGCTGCAGGAAATCGTCGCGCTGATGGAAGCCAACCTCGAAGAGCCCATCGACCTCGACGAACTGGCCGTCTACGTCAACGTCTCGCGCCGCCAGCTCGAGCGCCTGTTCCAGAAGTACCTGCACTGCTCGCCGTCGCGCTACTACCTGAAGCTGCGCCTGATCCGCGCGCGCCAGCTGCTCAAGCAGACTTCCATGTCGATCATCGAAGTCGCCTCGGTCTGCGGCTTCGTCTCCACCCCGCACTTCTCCAAGTGCTATCGCGAATACTTCGGCATTCCCCCGCGCGACGAACGCCAGGGCCAGCCCATCGGCCAACCGGTCATGGTCATGCCCATCCCCCAGGACCTGGCCCTCATGCCCAACTCCTCGGCGATTTCGGCGCTCAGCCAGGCCCAGGGCGAATCCACCTTCGCCAGCGTGCGCGTGCTCTGA
- a CDS encoding VOC family protein, giving the protein MTQATPFLMFQGGAAQPALDLYLATFPDSRVLHVERYAAGDPGPEGTIKVARFVVCGQEFMCSDSPVKHDFDFTPSSSIFVEFDSQDVLDRIFDVLAEGGRVYMPLEDYGFSRRFGWVSDRFGVSWQLSLPLDA; this is encoded by the coding sequence ATGACCCAAGCCACCCCCTTCCTCATGTTCCAGGGCGGTGCCGCGCAGCCGGCGCTGGATTTGTACCTCGCCACCTTCCCCGATTCCCGCGTGCTGCACGTGGAGCGTTACGCCGCCGGTGATCCGGGGCCGGAGGGGACGATCAAGGTGGCGCGCTTCGTGGTCTGCGGGCAGGAATTCATGTGTTCGGACAGCCCGGTGAAGCATGACTTCGATTTCACGCCGTCCAGTTCGATCTTCGTGGAGTTCGATTCGCAGGATGTGCTGGATCGGATCTTTGACGTGCTGGCGGAAGGTGGGCGGGTCTATATGCCGTTGGAGGACTACGGCTTCAGTCGGCGCTTTGGCTGGGTGAGCGACAGGTTCGGGGTGTCGTGGCAGCTCAGTCTGCCGCTGGATGCCTGA
- the choV gene encoding choline ABC transporter ATP-binding protein, with translation MSAIRFEHVDVIFGTHTKEAIKLLDQGMGREEILKRTGQVLGVEDANLDVNRGEICVMMGLSGSGKSSLLRCINGLNRVSRGKLLIEHEGQQVDIANCSPATLKTMRTKRIAMVFQKFALMPWLTVAENIGFGLEMQGRPANERKKVIDEKLELVGLSQWRDKRPDSLSGGMQQRVGLARALAMDGDILLMDEPFSALDPLIRQQLQDELLVLQRQLHKTIVFVSHDLDEALKIGTRIAIMKDGRIIQHGKPEEIVLSPADDYVRTFVAHTNPLNVLCGSSLMRGLDQCRRQADEVCFDQGRDCWIGLTETNQVKAARQGSNIIDLQRWQPGDAVEKLKHEPTLVDVNIRMRDALQIRYQTGHKLVLQEQNRVVGVLGDSELYHALLGKNLG, from the coding sequence ATGTCGGCGATTCGATTCGAACATGTGGATGTGATTTTCGGCACCCACACCAAGGAAGCCATCAAGCTGCTCGACCAGGGCATGGGCCGCGAGGAAATCCTCAAGCGCACCGGCCAGGTACTGGGGGTGGAGGACGCCAACCTCGACGTCAACCGCGGCGAAATCTGCGTGATGATGGGCCTCTCCGGCTCAGGCAAGTCCAGCCTGCTGCGCTGCATCAACGGCCTCAACCGGGTCAGCCGCGGCAAGCTGCTGATCGAGCACGAAGGCCAGCAGGTGGATATTGCCAACTGCTCGCCGGCAACGCTGAAGACCATGCGCACCAAGCGCATCGCCATGGTGTTCCAGAAGTTCGCGCTGATGCCCTGGCTGACCGTGGCCGAGAACATCGGCTTCGGCCTGGAGATGCAGGGCCGCCCGGCCAACGAGCGGAAGAAGGTGATCGACGAGAAGCTGGAACTGGTCGGCCTGTCGCAATGGCGCGACAAGCGTCCGGACTCGCTCTCCGGCGGCATGCAGCAGCGCGTGGGCCTGGCCCGTGCGCTGGCGATGGATGGCGACATCCTGCTGATGGACGAACCCTTCTCCGCGCTGGACCCGCTGATCCGCCAGCAGCTGCAGGATGAACTGCTGGTGCTGCAACGCCAGCTGCACAAGACCATCGTCTTCGTCAGCCACGACCTGGACGAGGCGCTGAAGATCGGCACGCGTATCGCGATCATGAAGGACGGCCGCATCATCCAGCACGGCAAGCCCGAGGAAATCGTGCTCAGCCCGGCGGACGACTACGTGCGCACCTTCGTCGCTCACACCAACCCGCTCAACGTGCTGTGCGGCTCCAGCCTGATGCGTGGCCTGGACCAGTGCCGCCGCCAGGCCGACGAGGTGTGCTTCGATCAGGGCCGCGACTGCTGGATCGGCCTGACCGAGACCAACCAGGTCAAGGCCGCTCGCCAGGGCAGCAACATCATCGACCTGCAGCGCTGGCAGCCGGGCGATGCGGTGGAGAAGCTCAAGCACGAGCCCACCCTGGTGGACGTCAACATCCGCATGCGCGACGCACTGCAGATCCGCTACCAGACCGGCCACAAGCTGGTGCTGCAGGAACAGAACCGCGTAGTGGGCGTGCTCGGCGACAGCGAGCTGTACCACGCGCTGCTGGGCAAGAACCTGGGCTGA
- a CDS encoding Bro-N domain-containing protein, protein MHTSTYFPTGDGLRPHYFHRHSRRLRGLLLDQQAWFVLRDLAKLTASHLGPRVAQKLDPDQSRWERLAGTEEDELLVSESGVYALLMLHFYHPENRSLRQWLSNEVVPVLRELEQHNALLPRHQFRQMHGQQVAVLDWQGRLWMRVVDAARLMELERR, encoded by the coding sequence ATGCATACTTCGACGTACTTCCCGACCGGTGATGGCCTGAGACCTCACTACTTCCATCGTCACAGTCGACGCCTGCGCGGCCTGCTGCTCGATCAGCAGGCGTGGTTCGTCCTGCGCGATCTGGCGAAGCTCACGGCCAGCCACCTGGGCCCACGCGTGGCGCAGAAGCTGGACCCGGACCAGTCGCGCTGGGAGCGTCTGGCGGGCACGGAGGAGGATGAGCTGCTGGTGAGCGAGAGCGGTGTGTATGCGCTGCTGATGCTGCACTTCTACCACCCGGAGAACCGCAGCTTGCGGCAGTGGTTGAGCAACGAGGTGGTGCCGGTGTTGCGCGAGTTGGAGCAGCACAATGCGTTGTTGCCGCGCCATCAGTTCCGGCAGATGCATGGGCAGCAGGTGGCGGTGCTGGATTGGCAGGGGCGGCTGTGGATGCGGGTTGTCGATGCGGCGCGGTTGATGGAGCTGGAGAGGCGGTAG
- a CDS encoding contact-dependent growth inhibition system immunity protein, producing the protein MMNNVVKMQWAGVVLNKELLCIKTYSGYRSCRADHRGAMHLLTPDASDEVIGEALLDALSKSRFVLPEPRNDVWIHPEATFDSELYDFDAAAQRYKDWISQLMSQYGYKTKGALFKDMKNCSVENREGQITIRPSRHEKLEGWGDTGKGGSDHVVISTNSTPAEVGFALRLAFSRCI; encoded by the coding sequence ATGATGAATAATGTAGTAAAAATGCAGTGGGCTGGCGTGGTTCTGAATAAAGAGCTCCTTTGCATTAAGACCTACTCTGGATATAGAAGTTGTCGGGCCGACCATAGAGGAGCTATGCATCTACTGACTCCAGATGCGTCTGATGAAGTCATTGGTGAGGCACTGTTGGATGCGTTGTCAAAAAGCCGTTTTGTGCTGCCGGAGCCAAGAAATGATGTTTGGATTCATCCAGAGGCGACGTTTGATAGTGAGTTGTATGATTTCGATGCGGCTGCGCAGCGCTATAAGGATTGGATTTCTCAGTTGATGAGTCAGTATGGCTATAAAACGAAGGGGGCGCTATTTAAAGATATGAAGAATTGTAGTGTCGAGAATAGAGAGGGTCAGATAACTATTCGTCCTAGTCGTCATGAAAAACTCGAAGGATGGGGTGATACAGGAAAAGGGGGAAGTGATCATGTGGTTATTTCCACAAATAGCACTCCCGCTGAAGTCGGATTTGCCCTTCGCTTAGCCTTTAGTCGTTGCATTTAA
- a CDS encoding choline ABC transporter substrate-binding protein has protein sequence MKSLVSSLLALSVVLPGVARSAEPESCAVVRFADVGWTDITVTTAVTRLVLAHQGYRTQVVRLSVPETYKALAEKKIDVFLGNWMPSMAGDIKPYADKGTVETVRANLEGAKYTLAVPQYAYEAGLKSFADIAKFKEQLGGRIYGIEPGNDGNQLIQKMINEKAFGLGDFKLVESSEADMLAYVKRAGALKQPIVFLGWEPHPMNTRLQMKYLDGGDAYFGPNYGGATVFTNVRAGYLQECPNVARLLKNLKFDLAMENQLMDAVLNERRNPRQAAKSWLKANPQVQDMWLQGVAPSASGSTAEGSKSLAKD, from the coding sequence ATGAAGAGTCTTGTGTCGTCGCTGTTGGCGTTATCCGTGGTACTGCCGGGCGTTGCCCGCTCTGCCGAGCCGGAATCCTGTGCCGTCGTGCGTTTCGCCGACGTGGGCTGGACCGATATCACCGTCACCACGGCGGTTACCCGCCTGGTGCTCGCCCACCAGGGCTACCGCACCCAGGTGGTGCGCCTGTCGGTGCCCGAGACCTACAAGGCGCTGGCGGAGAAGAAGATCGACGTGTTCCTCGGCAACTGGATGCCGAGCATGGCGGGCGACATCAAGCCTTACGCCGACAAGGGCACGGTGGAAACCGTGCGGGCCAACCTCGAAGGTGCCAAGTACACCCTGGCGGTGCCGCAGTACGCCTATGAGGCGGGGCTGAAGAGCTTCGCCGACATCGCGAAGTTCAAGGAGCAGCTGGGCGGGCGCATCTACGGCATCGAGCCGGGCAACGACGGCAACCAGCTGATCCAGAAGATGATCAACGAGAAGGCCTTCGGCCTGGGCGACTTCAAGCTGGTGGAGTCCAGCGAGGCGGACATGCTGGCCTACGTGAAGCGCGCCGGGGCGCTGAAACAGCCGATCGTGTTCCTCGGCTGGGAACCTCACCCGATGAATACGCGTCTTCAAATGAAGTACCTGGACGGCGGCGATGCCTACTTCGGACCGAATTATGGCGGCGCCACGGTCTTCACCAACGTCAGGGCAGGCTATCTTCAGGAGTGCCCGAATGTCGCGCGGCTGCTGAAGAACCTGAAATTCGACCTGGCGATGGAGAACCAGCTGATGGATGCGGTGCTCAACGAGCGGCGCAATCCGCGGCAGGCCGCCAAGAGCTGGCTGAAGGCCAATCCGCAGGTGCAGGACATGTGGCTGCAGGGTGTCGCACCGAGTGCTTCGGGCAGTACGGCAGAGGGTTCGAAGTCCCTCGCGAAGGACTGA
- a CDS encoding L-serine ammonia-lyase, whose amino-acid sequence MAISVFDLFKIGIGPSSSHTVGPMRAAALFVGALGEHQLLERTRRVEVRLYGSLSATGVGHGTDRATIMGLMGEWPDRIDPQQIEPRMAALRESGELLLAGTHAVPFDWVRDMRLLDENLPYHPNAMRLTAFDNDGELHSDTYYSIGGGFVVDEEQAASGSLDTDNTVLPYDFSSAAELLTLCRRHNLRVSELMMANERMWRSETDIREGLKVIWQAMRDCVHNGLNHEGILPGGLNVQRRAKRLHRNLLEIGKPNVIGSTLSAMEWVNLFALAVNEENAAGGRMVTAPTNGAAGIIPAVLHYYMRFNPDASENDITDYFLAAAAVGILCKKNASISGAEVGCQGEVGSACAMAAAGLAEVLGASPEQVENAAEIGLEHNLGLTCDPVGGLVQVPCIERNAIAAVKAINAAQMALRGDGQHFISLDQVIRTMRDTGADMHDKYKETSRGGLAVSSIEC is encoded by the coding sequence ATGGCAATCAGTGTGTTCGACCTGTTCAAGATCGGTATCGGCCCTTCCAGCTCGCATACCGTCGGCCCCATGCGCGCCGCCGCGCTGTTCGTCGGCGCCCTGGGCGAACACCAGCTGCTCGAACGCACCCGCCGCGTGGAAGTCCGCCTGTACGGCTCGCTGTCGGCCACCGGCGTCGGCCACGGCACCGACCGTGCGACGATCATGGGCCTGATGGGCGAATGGCCCGACCGCATCGACCCACAGCAGATCGAGCCGCGCATGGCCGCGCTTCGGGAGAGCGGCGAACTGCTGCTGGCCGGCACCCATGCCGTGCCCTTCGACTGGGTGCGCGACATGCGCCTGCTCGACGAGAACCTGCCCTACCACCCCAACGCCATGCGCCTGACCGCGTTCGACAACGACGGCGAGCTGCACAGCGATACCTATTACTCCATCGGCGGCGGCTTCGTCGTCGACGAAGAGCAGGCCGCCTCCGGCAGCCTCGACACCGACAACACCGTCCTGCCCTACGACTTCTCCAGCGCCGCCGAACTGCTCACCCTGTGCCGCCGGCACAACCTGCGCGTGTCCGAGCTGATGATGGCCAACGAGCGCATGTGGCGCAGCGAAACCGACATCCGCGAAGGCCTGAAAGTGATCTGGCAGGCCATGCGCGACTGCGTGCACAACGGCCTCAACCACGAAGGCATCCTCCCCGGCGGGCTCAACGTACAGCGCCGCGCCAAGCGCCTGCACCGCAACCTGCTGGAAATCGGCAAGCCCAACGTCATCGGCTCGACCTTGAGCGCCATGGAATGGGTCAACCTCTTCGCCCTGGCGGTGAACGAGGAAAACGCCGCCGGCGGACGCATGGTCACCGCGCCCACCAACGGCGCGGCGGGGATCATCCCGGCGGTGCTGCACTACTATATGCGCTTCAACCCCGACGCCAGCGAAAACGACATCACCGACTACTTCCTGGCCGCCGCCGCCGTCGGCATCCTGTGCAAGAAGAACGCCTCCATCTCCGGCGCCGAGGTCGGCTGCCAGGGTGAAGTGGGCTCGGCCTGCGCCATGGCCGCGGCGGGCCTCGCCGAAGTCCTCGGCGCCAGCCCCGAGCAGGTCGAGAACGCCGCCGAGATCGGCCTGGAACACAACCTCGGCCTGACCTGCGACCCGGTCGGCGGCCTGGTCCAGGTGCCCTGCATCGAGCGCAACGCCATCGCAGCAGTGAAGGCCATCAACGCCGCGCAAATGGCCCTGCGCGGTGATGGCCAACACTTCATCAGCCTCGACCAGGTGATCCGCACCATGCGCGACACCGGCGCGGACATGCACGACAAGTACAAGGAAACCTCCCGCGGCGGCCTGGCCGTCAGCAGCATCGAGTGCTGA
- a CDS encoding choline ABC transporter substrate-binding protein, with the protein MKGCKSLLLAVSICAPLAVQAAEPESCGTVRFSDVGWTDITVTTATTRQVLESLGYTTKVTMLSVPVTYKSLANKDMDVFLGNWMPSMANDIKPYADNGSVETVRANLEGAKYTLAVTQAAYDGGLKSFADISKFADKLDSKIYGIEPGNDGNRLVQGMLDKNQFNLGKFKLVESSEAGMLSQVGRADRRNQWIVFLGWEPHPMNTRFKMKYLEGGDDVFGPNYGGATIYTNVRKGYVQECPNVGKLLTNLTFTLEMENKLMDAVLNGGKKPEEAAKAWLKDHPELLDAWLAGVTTRDGKPALAAAKVAFAK; encoded by the coding sequence ATGAAAGGTTGCAAGTCTTTGCTGCTGGCTGTGTCCATTTGCGCGCCGCTGGCGGTTCAGGCCGCTGAACCTGAGTCGTGCGGCACGGTTCGCTTCTCCGACGTCGGCTGGACCGACATCACCGTGACCACGGCTACCACCCGCCAGGTGCTCGAATCGCTTGGCTACACCACCAAGGTGACCATGCTGTCCGTGCCGGTGACCTACAAGTCGCTGGCGAACAAGGACATGGACGTGTTCCTCGGCAACTGGATGCCGAGCATGGCCAACGACATCAAGCCCTACGCCGACAACGGCAGCGTGGAAACCGTGCGGGCCAACCTCGAGGGTGCCAAGTACACCCTGGCGGTCACCCAGGCGGCCTATGACGGCGGACTGAAGTCCTTCGCCGACATTTCCAAGTTCGCCGACAAGCTGGACAGCAAGATCTACGGTATCGAGCCGGGCAACGACGGCAACCGTCTGGTCCAGGGCATGCTGGACAAGAACCAGTTCAACCTGGGCAAATTCAAGCTGGTGGAGTCCAGCGAGGCCGGCATGCTCTCGCAGGTCGGACGCGCCGACCGTCGTAACCAGTGGATCGTGTTCCTGGGCTGGGAACCGCACCCGATGAACACCCGCTTCAAGATGAAGTACCTCGAAGGCGGCGATGACGTGTTCGGCCCCAACTACGGCGGCGCGACCATCTACACCAACGTCCGCAAGGGTTACGTCCAGGAGTGCCCGAACGTCGGCAAGCTGCTGACCAACCTGACCTTCACCCTGGAGATGGAAAACAAACTCATGGACGCCGTGCTCAACGGAGGCAAGAAGCCCGAAGAGGCGGCAAAAGCCTGGTTGAAGGACCATCCGGAACTGCTCGACGCCTGGCTCGCCGGCGTGACCACCCGTGACGGCAAACCGGCCTTGGCGGCAGCCAAGGTGGCATTCGCGAAGTAA
- a CDS encoding colicin immunity domain-containing protein: MSLTILDFAKSFVAGRLTADVFSEAYIELWKIERDRDILQLDGPSLSECLSSIFCAADMYEPDESREEYELDGEMLKSEVSALLQRLNSD; this comes from the coding sequence GTGAGTCTTACCATCTTGGATTTTGCAAAGTCGTTTGTTGCGGGAAGGTTGACCGCCGATGTTTTTTCTGAAGCGTATATTGAGCTTTGGAAGATCGAGCGTGATAGAGATATTCTTCAACTAGATGGCCCTTCATTGAGCGAGTGCCTGTCCAGTATATTTTGTGCTGCCGACATGTACGAGCCAGACGAATCAAGAGAGGAATACGAGCTTGATGGTGAGATGCTCAAGTCAGAGGTTTCGGCTTTATTACAGAGACTAAACTCTGATTAG
- the fabF gene encoding beta-ketoacyl-ACP synthase II — protein sequence MRKRVVVTGMGAVTPLGRGVELVWQRLLAGASGIRALPEELIGDLAVRIGGQVPGLETDPLGGFDPDSVLSQKEQRKVDRFILFALAAAEDALIQAQWAPTSAIEQERTATIIASGIGGFPAIADAVRTTDSKGPRRLSPFTIPSFLCNLAAGQVSIRHHLKGPLGAPVTACAAGVQAIGDAARMIRSGEVDIALCGGAEAAIHRVSLAGFAAARTLASAFNDAPEKASRPFDSARDGFVMSEGAGLLVIEELEHALARGAKPIAELIGYGTSADAYHITSGPEDGDGAQRAMRQALQQGGVAPDQVGHLNAHATSTPVGDNAELAAIKAVFGETSPVISATKSSTGHLLGAAGGIEAIFTVLALRDQVAPPTLNLENADPSSEGLNIARTSTALATEYALSNGFGFGGVNASVLFRKWQGE from the coding sequence ATGAGAAAGCGTGTCGTCGTTACCGGAATGGGGGCGGTTACACCGCTCGGTCGGGGTGTTGAGCTCGTATGGCAGCGGCTGCTGGCGGGTGCCTCGGGCATTCGTGCGCTGCCAGAGGAGCTGATTGGCGATCTGGCCGTGCGCATCGGCGGTCAGGTACCCGGGCTGGAGACTGATCCTCTGGGCGGGTTTGACCCTGACAGCGTTCTATCCCAGAAGGAGCAGCGCAAGGTCGATCGCTTCATCCTGTTCGCCTTGGCCGCAGCGGAAGACGCCCTGATACAAGCCCAATGGGCGCCGACCTCCGCCATCGAGCAGGAGCGCACTGCCACGATCATCGCCTCGGGCATCGGTGGCTTCCCGGCCATTGCGGACGCGGTGCGTACCACCGACAGCAAGGGCCCACGCCGTCTCTCGCCCTTCACCATACCGTCCTTCCTCTGCAACCTCGCCGCCGGCCAGGTCTCCATCCGCCACCACCTGAAAGGTCCCCTCGGGGCGCCGGTCACGGCCTGTGCCGCCGGCGTACAGGCCATTGGTGACGCGGCTCGCATGATCAGGTCCGGAGAAGTGGACATCGCGCTGTGCGGGGGCGCAGAAGCCGCCATTCACAGAGTCAGCCTCGCGGGTTTTGCCGCCGCGCGAACCTTGGCGAGCGCTTTCAATGATGCCCCCGAAAAAGCCTCTCGCCCCTTCGATAGCGCGCGGGACGGCTTCGTCATGAGCGAGGGCGCGGGCCTTCTGGTGATCGAAGAACTCGAGCACGCCCTGGCACGCGGAGCCAAGCCCATCGCAGAACTGATCGGCTATGGAACCAGCGCCGACGCCTACCACATCACCTCGGGGCCGGAAGATGGAGACGGCGCCCAACGGGCCATGCGCCAGGCATTGCAGCAAGGCGGCGTCGCACCGGACCAGGTCGGCCACCTGAACGCACATGCCACGTCGACGCCCGTTGGCGATAACGCCGAACTGGCGGCGATCAAGGCCGTCTTCGGAGAGACGTCGCCCGTCATCAGCGCCACCAAATCCTCGACGGGCCACCTGCTCGGCGCGGCGGGAGGGATCGAGGCCATCTTCACGGTGCTGGCACTGCGGGACCAGGTAGCACCACCGACACTGAATCTGGAGAACGCCGATCCCTCCTCCGAGGGCTTGAACATCGCCCGCACCAGCACAGCGCTGGCGACCGAATACGCGCTGTCGAATGGGTTTGGTTTCGGCGGTGTAAACGCTAGCGTTCTGTTCAGGAAATGGCAGGGTGAGTAG